In a genomic window of Oreochromis aureus strain Israel breed Guangdong linkage group 13, ZZ_aureus, whole genome shotgun sequence:
- the tasp1 gene encoding threonine aspartase 1 — protein MIGLTNYAGVMESLMNSAEEKQPSSPLTNSWAKKQESSKSQKPNGVGGFVLVHAGAGYHSESKAKEYKHVCKRACQRAVDQLKAGALAVEAVAAALVELEDSPFTNAGMGSNLNLSGEIECDASIMDGKSLHFGAVGALSGIKNPVMVANRLLSEAQKGKLSAGRIPPCFLVGRGAHDWAVSHGIPPCPSDKMATKFSLSAYKRNKRKMELAEKMDTGHNQTKKRRQSSENENGSGCLDTVGAVVVDLEGNVAAAVSSGGLAMKHPGRVGQAAHYGCGCWAENACNMNSYSTAVSTSGCGEHLIRTMLARECSAAMQSEDAHQALLEAMQNKFISSPFLASEDRVLGGVIVLRCCRCVEAQPSQNFQGILVEFLWSHTTESMCVGYMSAQDSKAKTHISRLPPGTVPGQSLAIEGGVCRLMGVVE, from the exons ATGATAGGCTTGACAAATTATGCGGGGGTTATGGAAAGTCTAATGAAttctgctgaagagaagcagcCCTCCTCTCCACTGACCAACTCATGGGCCAAAAAACAGGAATCAAGCAAGAGTCAAAAGCCAAATGGTGTTGGTGGCTTTGTTTTAGTGCATGCAG GTGCAGGATACCATTCAGAATCTAAGGCCAAGGAGTACAAGCATGTGTGCAAAAGAGCCTGCCAGCGA GCTGTCGACCAGCTCAAAGCTGGGGCACTTGCCGTGGAGGCAGTGGCTGCAGCACTAGTTGAACTTGAG GACTCTCCTTTTACAAATGCTGGCATGGGCTCCAACCTTAATTTGTCCGGGGAAATTGAGTGTGATGCAAGTATCATGGATGGAAAGTCTCTGCATTTTGGCGCTGTAGGAGCTCTTAGTG gtaTAAAGAACCCAGTAATGGTTGCAAACCGTCTGCTGAGTGAAGCACAGAAAGGGAAACTTTCAGCTGGCAGAATACCACCCTG CTTTTTAGTGGGGCGGGGAGCACATGATTGGGCTGTTAGCCATGGAATACCGCCATGCCCTTCAGATAAAATGGCCACCA AGTTCAGTTTATCTGCATACAAGAGGAACAAGCGAAAGATGGAGCTGGCAGAGAAAATGGACACAGGACATAATCAGACAAAGAAAAGACGACAATCAAGTGAAAAT GAAAATGGCTCAGGGTGCCTCGACACAGTTGGAGCTGTTGTTGTGGACCTGGAGGGGAATGTAGCTGCAGCAGTGTCCAGTGGAGGTTTGGCTATGAAACATCCCGGCAGGGTTGGCCAG GCTGCTCACTATGGATGTGGCTGCTGGGCTGAAAATGCCTGTAATATGAACTCTTACTCTACAGCAGTGAGTACCTCAG GCTGCGGGGAGCATCTGATTCGCACCATGCTGGCACGGGAATGCTCTGCTGCCATGCAGTCTGAAGATGCCCACCAAGCCCTGCTGGAGGCTATGCAAAACAAGTTCATCA GTTCACCCTTTCTGGCCAGTGAAGATCGTGTTTTGGGGGGAGTAATTGTCTTGCGATGTTGCAGATGTGTGGAGGCTCAGCCGTCTCAAAATTTTCAGGGTATACTGG tggagtTCCTGTGGAGTCACACCACAGAGAGCATGTGTGTTGGCTACATGTCTGCCCAAGATAGCAAAGCAAAG ACACACATATCCAGATTGCCACCTGGGACAGTTCCTGGACAGTCTTTGGCCATCGAGGGAGGGGTGTGTCGGCTGATGGGTGTAGTGGAGTGA